One Deinococcus sp. LM3 genomic region harbors:
- a CDS encoding NAD(P)H-dependent oxidoreductase subunit E — translation MPVTRLEICTEHLTIDQREDLLDAVWAALRISPGMVTADGNVELVLRQCGESVAAEDTPLVRVNEIEYRNVTPERLVTLMKRWSR, via the coding sequence GTGCCCGTTACCCGCCTGGAAATCTGTACCGAACACCTCACCATCGATCAACGCGAGGACCTGCTCGACGCCGTCTGGGCGGCGCTGCGCATCAGCCCCGGTATGGTCACCGCCGACGGGAACGTGGAACTGGTCCTCCGGCAGTGCGGCGAGTCCGTGGCCGCCGAGGACACCCCGCTCGTCCGCGTGAACGAGATCGAGTACCGCAACGTCACGCCCGAACGCCTCGTGACGCTCATGAAACGCTGGTCGCGCTGA
- a CDS encoding disulfide bond formation protein B → MSRDNRLYVAWVIALIATLGSLYFSNILGFKPCVLCWYQRIAMYPLAVILGIGALRGDLGARLYALPLAVVGAVIALIQNLEDWGLIPVLKACTADATTVACDIPWPLWGSGALAGLNTVLTIPVLSMTAFILIIGLLAWGRPRSL, encoded by the coding sequence GTGAGCCGCGACAACCGCCTGTACGTCGCGTGGGTGATCGCCCTGATCGCCACGCTGGGCAGCCTGTACTTCAGTAACATCCTGGGATTCAAACCCTGCGTGCTGTGCTGGTACCAGCGCATCGCCATGTACCCGCTGGCCGTCATCCTGGGCATCGGCGCGCTGCGCGGCGACCTGGGTGCCCGCCTGTACGCCCTGCCGCTCGCGGTGGTCGGCGCGGTCATCGCCCTGATCCAGAACCTGGAGGACTGGGGCCTGATCCCGGTCCTGAAAGCCTGCACCGCCGACGCCACCACCGTCGCCTGCGACATCCCCTGGCCACTGTGGGGCAGCGGCGCGCTGGCTGGCCTGAACACCGTCCTGACCATCCCGGTCCTGAGCATGACCGCGTTCATCCTGATCATCGGCCTGCTCGCCTGGGGCCGCCCCCGCAGCCTCTGA
- the uvrA gene encoding excinuclease ABC subunit UvrA produces the protein MQNNLIVKGAKAHNLKDITVELPRDQFVVITGVSGSGKSTLAFDTIYAEGQRRYVESLSAYARQFLGLMEKPDVESITGLSPAISIDQKTTSHNPRSTVGTVTEIHDYLRLLYARVGTPYCPVCGRKIEKQSPSEITDRLLAGFEGKRAILLAPVVRGRKGEYRKLFADLRREGFARVRVDGTLYELEEAEKLKLEKFEKHDVDVVIDRVTLREADRSRIAESVELGLRRGESLLRVLMPDAGEDGGPHEELYSEKFACPEHGSVLEELEPRSFSFNSPYGACGDCAGLGSKQEFSPDQIIDDKLSIAEGAILPWSKKGTGGGIYYWDKLQALAEHLEFSVKTPWRDLPKKAQEAILKGPGAPFEVVYRRAGKETMRFMTEFEGVIPNLERRYADTESEFMREKLEEMMELQPCPTCGGTRYKPEILAVRVGGLNISQASGMSVLDADTFFRDLQGGALDHDAIDPFLKGHLGGTARAHAPSRYEYVLNDFGTAVAAPILRAIRTRLKFLVDVGLDYLSLDRTANTLSGGEAQRIRLATQVGSGLTGVLYVLDEPSIGLHPKDNHRLIGTLKHLRDLGNTLIVVEHDEDTMMDADYLVDMGPGAGVHGGQVVAVGTPEQVKQDKNSLTGKYLRGELKIEVPKSRRRGNGKGLKVIGAREHNLQNVSIEIPLGTMTVVTGPSGSGKSTLIHDILHATLARELNGAKTTPGKYDRIEGMEHLDKVIEIDQSPIGRTPRSNPATYTGVFTEIRDLFTRTPESRRRGYQAGRFSFNVKGGRCEHCKGDGVMKIEMNFLPDIYVPCEVCKGARYNRETLEVKYNGKTIADVLDLTVEDAQTFFEAIPAIERKMTLLCDVGLGYMKIGQPSTTLSGGEAQRIKLASELSKRATGKTIYILDEPTTGLHFEDVRKLMEVLQRLVEGGNTLVIIEHSLDVMKTADHIIDLGPEGGVRGGTVVGTGTPEEMAAHPTSHTGEYLRRVPGIVAATPRTPAAASAPAPKKPGRPAKKPAVSGEPELVGAAPARKSRAKKESA, from the coding sequence TTGCAGAACAATCTAATCGTGAAGGGCGCCAAGGCACACAACCTCAAGGACATCACGGTGGAACTGCCGCGCGACCAGTTCGTGGTGATTACCGGCGTGTCCGGCAGCGGCAAGAGCACCCTGGCCTTCGACACCATCTACGCCGAGGGCCAGCGCCGCTACGTCGAGAGCCTCAGTGCGTACGCGCGCCAGTTCCTGGGCCTGATGGAGAAACCGGACGTGGAGAGCATCACGGGCCTGTCCCCGGCCATCTCCATTGACCAGAAGACCACCAGCCACAACCCCCGCAGCACCGTCGGTACCGTGACCGAGATCCACGACTACCTGCGGTTGCTGTACGCCCGCGTGGGCACCCCGTACTGCCCGGTCTGTGGCCGCAAGATCGAGAAGCAGAGCCCCAGCGAGATCACCGACCGCCTGCTGGCAGGCTTTGAAGGCAAGCGCGCCATCCTGCTGGCCCCCGTCGTGCGCGGCCGCAAGGGCGAGTACCGCAAGCTGTTCGCGGACCTGCGCCGCGAGGGCTTCGCGCGCGTCCGGGTGGACGGCACGCTGTACGAACTGGAGGAAGCCGAGAAGCTGAAGCTCGAGAAGTTCGAGAAGCACGACGTGGACGTGGTCATTGACCGCGTGACCCTGCGCGAGGCCGACCGCAGCCGCATCGCCGAGAGCGTGGAACTGGGCCTGCGCCGGGGCGAGAGCCTGCTGCGCGTGCTGATGCCGGACGCCGGCGAGGACGGCGGACCGCACGAGGAACTGTACTCCGAGAAGTTCGCCTGCCCCGAACACGGCAGCGTGCTGGAGGAACTCGAACCCCGCTCGTTCTCGTTCAACTCGCCGTACGGCGCGTGCGGGGACTGCGCGGGCCTGGGCAGCAAGCAGGAGTTCAGCCCGGACCAGATCATCGACGACAAGCTCTCCATCGCCGAGGGCGCCATCCTCCCCTGGAGCAAGAAGGGCACGGGCGGCGGCATCTACTACTGGGACAAGTTGCAGGCGCTGGCCGAGCACCTGGAGTTCAGCGTGAAGACCCCCTGGCGTGACCTGCCTAAGAAGGCGCAAGAGGCCATCCTGAAGGGGCCGGGCGCGCCCTTCGAGGTCGTGTACCGCCGCGCGGGCAAGGAAACCATGCGCTTCATGACCGAGTTCGAGGGCGTGATTCCCAACCTGGAACGCCGCTACGCCGACACGGAATCCGAGTTCATGCGCGAGAAACTCGAGGAGATGATGGAACTCCAGCCGTGCCCCACCTGCGGCGGCACCCGCTACAAACCCGAGATCCTCGCCGTGCGCGTGGGCGGCCTGAACATCAGTCAGGCGAGCGGTATGAGTGTGCTGGACGCCGACACCTTCTTCCGTGACCTCCAGGGCGGCGCGCTGGACCACGACGCCATCGACCCCTTCCTGAAAGGCCACCTGGGCGGCACGGCCCGCGCGCACGCGCCCAGCCGCTACGAGTACGTGCTGAACGACTTCGGCACGGCGGTGGCCGCCCCGATCCTGCGGGCCATCCGCACCCGCCTGAAATTCCTGGTGGACGTCGGCCTGGACTACCTGAGCCTGGACCGCACCGCGAACACCCTGTCCGGCGGCGAGGCGCAGCGTATCCGGCTGGCCACGCAGGTCGGCAGCGGCCTGACCGGCGTGCTGTACGTCCTCGACGAGCCGTCCATTGGGTTGCACCCCAAGGACAACCACCGCCTGATCGGCACACTCAAGCACCTGCGCGACCTGGGCAACACCCTGATCGTCGTCGAGCACGACGAGGACACCATGATGGACGCCGATTACCTCGTGGACATGGGGCCCGGCGCGGGCGTTCACGGCGGGCAGGTCGTCGCGGTCGGCACGCCCGAACAGGTCAAGCAGGACAAGAACAGCCTGACCGGCAAGTACCTGCGCGGCGAACTGAAGATCGAGGTGCCCAAGAGCCGCCGCCGGGGCAACGGCAAGGGGCTGAAGGTCATCGGGGCGCGCGAACACAACCTCCAGAACGTCTCCATCGAGATCCCGCTGGGCACCATGACCGTCGTGACCGGCCCGTCCGGCAGCGGCAAGAGCACCCTGATCCACGACATCCTGCACGCCACCCTGGCCCGCGAACTGAACGGCGCGAAGACCACCCCCGGCAAGTACGACCGCATTGAGGGCATGGAGCACCTGGACAAGGTCATCGAGATCGACCAGAGCCCCATCGGACGCACGCCGCGCAGCAACCCCGCCACGTACACCGGCGTGTTCACCGAGATCCGCGACCTGTTCACCCGCACCCCCGAGTCGCGGCGGCGCGGCTATCAGGCCGGGCGCTTCTCGTTCAACGTGAAGGGTGGCCGCTGCGAGCACTGCAAGGGCGACGGCGTCATGAAGATCGAGATGAACTTCCTGCCGGACATCTACGTGCCGTGCGAGGTCTGCAAGGGCGCGCGCTACAACCGCGAGACGCTGGAAGTGAAGTACAACGGCAAGACCATTGCCGACGTGCTCGACCTGACCGTCGAGGACGCCCAGACGTTCTTCGAGGCGATCCCCGCCATAGAACGCAAGATGACCCTGCTGTGCGACGTGGGCCTGGGCTACATGAAGATCGGGCAGCCCAGCACCACCCTCTCCGGCGGCGAGGCGCAACGCATCAAGCTCGCCAGCGAACTGAGCAAGCGGGCCACCGGCAAGACCATCTACATCCTCGACGAACCCACCACGGGTCTGCACTTCGAGGACGTGCGCAAACTGATGGAGGTGCTGCAACGCCTCGTGGAGGGCGGGAACACCCTGGTCATCATCGAGCACAGCCTGGACGTCATGAAGACCGCCGACCACATCATCGACCTCGGCCCGGAAGGCGGCGTGCGCGGCGGCACCGTGGTCGGTACCGGCACCCCCGAGGAGATGGCCGCGCACCCGACCAGCCACACCGGCGAGTACCTGCGCCGCGTCCCCGGCATCGTGGCCGCCACTCCCCGCACGCCCGCTGCCGCCAGTGCGCCCGCCCCGAAAAAGCCCGGCCGGCCCGCGAAGAAACCCGCAGTGTCCGGGGAGCCGGAACTGGTCGGTGCGGCTCCTGCCCGCAAGAGTCGTGCTAAGAAAGAAAGCGCATGA
- a CDS encoding TerC family protein, translating to MESLFGWITQPEAWLAFGTLLLLEVVLGIDNVIFISILAGKLPPEQQQRARTIGLLGAMFMRLGLLFSISWIYSLKNELFQVFGQGFSGRDLILIFGGLFLLYKAVKEMHEQLEGPVHGAGASAGAVVGANFAAIIGQIMLLDIVFSLDSVITAVGMADDIGVMVSAVVVTVAIMLVAARPIGDFVQAHPTVKMLALSFLLLIGVNLIADGFGFKIPKGYTYFAMGFAIAVELLNLRVRRGSPVQLHGSDRQPD from the coding sequence GTGGAATCACTGTTCGGTTGGATCACGCAGCCAGAGGCGTGGCTGGCGTTCGGCACGCTGCTGCTGCTGGAAGTCGTGCTGGGGATCGACAACGTCATCTTCATCTCGATCCTGGCGGGCAAACTGCCGCCGGAGCAGCAGCAGCGCGCCCGGACCATCGGCCTGCTGGGGGCCATGTTCATGCGGCTGGGCCTGCTGTTCTCGATCAGCTGGATCTACAGCCTGAAGAACGAGCTGTTTCAGGTGTTCGGGCAGGGCTTCTCGGGGCGGGACCTGATCCTGATCTTCGGCGGGTTGTTCCTGCTGTACAAGGCCGTCAAGGAGATGCACGAGCAGCTCGAAGGTCCGGTGCACGGTGCGGGCGCGTCGGCGGGCGCGGTGGTCGGGGCGAACTTCGCGGCGATCATCGGGCAGATCATGCTGCTGGACATCGTGTTCAGCCTCGACAGCGTGATCACGGCGGTCGGGATGGCCGACGACATCGGTGTGATGGTGTCGGCGGTGGTGGTGACGGTGGCGATCATGCTGGTGGCCGCGCGGCCTATTGGGGACTTCGTGCAGGCGCACCCGACCGTGAAGATGCTGGCCCTGTCGTTCCTGCTGCTGATCGGCGTGAACCTGATCGCGGACGGATTCGGCTTCAAGATTCCCAAGGGGTACACGTACTTCGCGATGGGCTTCGCGATTGCGGTGGAACTGCTGAACCTGCGCGTGCGGCGCGGCAGTCCGGTGCAGTTGCACGGCTCGGACCGCCAGCCGGACTGA
- a CDS encoding SDR family oxidoreductase — protein sequence MTDTSGVVVTGAARGIGRAVAELYAERGWRVLSADVNLPPVLRGQRRVKADVSTAAGRERIVRAARELGGVQVLVNNAAYQGAHGSVLEVSERGWARTLGVNLTAPLLLTRALVDLLPHGAAVVNVASVQGLFAEQGNAAYNASKGGLVNLTRAMALDLAPRGLRVNAVAPGAISTEGVLAAIAESENPEQTRRDYEDLHALRRLGTPQEVAKVVYFLGSDEASFLTGAIVPVDGGMTASFMMAGRPV from the coding sequence ATGACGGACACGAGTGGTGTGGTGGTCACCGGCGCGGCGCGCGGCATCGGGCGGGCCGTGGCGGAACTGTACGCGGAGCGGGGATGGCGGGTACTGAGCGCCGACGTGAACCTCCCGCCGGTCCTGCGGGGGCAGCGGCGCGTGAAGGCGGACGTGAGTACCGCAGCGGGCCGGGAGCGGATCGTGCGGGCGGCGCGGGAACTGGGAGGCGTGCAGGTCCTCGTGAACAACGCGGCGTACCAGGGCGCGCACGGCAGCGTGCTGGAGGTCAGCGAGCGCGGCTGGGCGCGGACGCTGGGCGTGAACCTGACGGCCCCGCTGCTGCTGACGCGGGCGCTGGTGGACCTGCTGCCACACGGAGCGGCGGTGGTGAACGTGGCGAGCGTGCAGGGTCTGTTCGCCGAGCAGGGCAACGCGGCGTACAACGCCAGCAAGGGCGGCCTGGTGAACCTGACGCGGGCCATGGCGCTGGACCTCGCGCCGCGCGGGCTGCGGGTGAACGCGGTCGCGCCCGGCGCGATCAGCACCGAGGGTGTGCTGGCAGCCATCGCAGAAAGCGAGAACCCCGAGCAGACCCGCCGGGACTACGAGGACCTGCACGCCCTGCGCCGCCTGGGCACCCCGCAGGAGGTGGCGAAGGTCGTGTACTTCCTAGGCAGTGACGAGGCGAGCTTCCTGACCGGCGCGATCGTCCCGGTCGACGGGGGCATGACCGCGTCGTTCATGATGGCGGGCCGCCCGGTCTAG
- a CDS encoding DMT family transporter — MPSPPPLLPASAAGPDARTTRLALTGVIVTVILWGGNVVLLKALLSHLNAESINTGRFLLASAVLVTLAVRAHGWPRWTWQTWLTVAAVGLLGNSVFQTLFLIGIRLSPAGVAGVVNGLVPVLVLPLGLLLGQAVTRRQAAGVGVAFAGLLTLLLLTRQPGSPVPLAGLGWLLAAATAWALYTLFNRTLSGRVGALPFVAFSLALGSLPYLLYAAPHVQLSGAPPLAWAGVALSGLGANVVAYLAWARGAQVLGAARTSVWNTLAPMVALILSAALLHERLPLSVWAAAGVILGGAALANWPGRAAPPPTNGATEKAPTG, encoded by the coding sequence GTGCCCTCCCCTCCCCCACTGCTTCCGGCCAGCGCGGCCGGCCCCGACGCGCGGACCACGCGGCTGGCCCTGACCGGCGTGATCGTCACCGTGATCCTGTGGGGCGGGAACGTGGTGCTGCTCAAGGCGCTGCTGTCGCACCTGAACGCCGAGAGCATCAACACCGGGCGCTTCCTGCTGGCCTCGGCGGTGCTGGTCACGCTGGCCGTGCGCGCCCACGGCTGGCCCCGCTGGACCTGGCAGACGTGGCTGACCGTGGCAGCCGTGGGGCTGCTGGGCAACAGCGTGTTCCAGACACTGTTCCTGATCGGCATCCGCCTGTCCCCGGCGGGCGTGGCGGGCGTCGTGAACGGCCTGGTGCCCGTGCTGGTGCTGCCGCTGGGCCTGCTGCTGGGGCAGGCGGTCACGCGGCGGCAGGCGGCGGGCGTGGGCGTGGCCTTCGCGGGCCTGCTGACGCTGCTGCTGCTGACCCGGCAACCCGGTTCGCCCGTGCCGCTGGCCGGACTGGGGTGGCTGCTGGCCGCCGCGACCGCCTGGGCGCTGTACACCCTGTTCAACCGCACGCTGTCCGGGCGGGTGGGGGCGCTGCCGTTCGTGGCGTTCAGCCTCGCGCTGGGCAGCCTGCCGTACCTGCTGTACGCCGCGCCGCACGTACAACTGAGCGGCGCGCCACCCCTGGCGTGGGCGGGCGTGGCCCTCAGTGGGCTGGGCGCGAACGTCGTGGCGTACCTGGCGTGGGCGCGAGGCGCGCAGGTGCTCGGCGCGGCCCGCACGAGTGTCTGGAACACCCTGGCGCCCATGGTCGCCCTGATCCTGAGCGCCGCGCTGCTGCACGAACGCCTGCCGCTGAGCGTCTGGGCGGCCGCCGGCGTGATCCTGGGCGGCGCGGCCCTCGCCAACTGGCCCGGCCGGGCAGCTCCACCCCCGACCAACGGCGCCACGGAAAAAGCCCCCACCGGGTAG
- a CDS encoding class I SAM-dependent rRNA methyltransferase, translating into MKKSPTVTLQAQAVRRIAGRYPFGHSGDIARADEGIQPGEVVNVRAEGSTRLIARGYFNPQGATPLRLLTWQDEDIDLKFYRARVKAALARREGRILNTDAMRVLHAEADGMPGVIADQFGSVLSVQLRNAGVERHRDLIVKALKDETRAASAFERSDTGERRREGLDLVTGTLWGDVPERVEFFEDDLRLHFAPMDAQKTGFFLDQRDNRRLMASLVRPGAGFLDVYSYTGGFSLHAAKAGAKATAIDKDNVALAALEQAARSNGVSVGVRWGDALEALAALEKDRRTFSAIVLDPPTLAKRRDDVPRAKRIFTDGAASALRMLESGGHLMISTCAHYIRVDDLLDAARVAAAEANTDAEVLDVTYQPADHPHLLSVPESLYLKSILLRKA; encoded by the coding sequence GTGAAGAAGTCCCCGACCGTCACCCTCCAAGCCCAGGCGGTGCGCCGCATCGCGGGCCGCTACCCCTTCGGGCACAGCGGCGACATCGCCCGCGCCGACGAGGGCATCCAGCCGGGCGAGGTCGTGAACGTCCGCGCCGAGGGCAGCACCCGCCTGATCGCACGCGGGTACTTCAACCCGCAGGGCGCCACGCCGCTGAGATTGCTGACCTGGCAGGACGAGGATATCGACCTGAAGTTCTACCGCGCCCGCGTGAAGGCCGCCCTGGCCCGCCGCGAGGGCCGCATCCTGAACACCGACGCCATGCGCGTCCTGCACGCCGAGGCCGACGGGATGCCCGGCGTGATCGCCGACCAGTTCGGGTCCGTGCTGAGCGTGCAACTGCGCAACGCCGGCGTGGAACGCCACCGCGACCTGATCGTGAAGGCCCTGAAGGACGAGACGCGCGCCGCGAGTGCCTTCGAGCGCAGCGACACCGGCGAGCGCCGCCGCGAGGGTCTGGACCTCGTGACCGGCACCCTCTGGGGCGACGTGCCGGAACGCGTGGAATTCTTCGAGGACGACCTGCGGCTGCACTTCGCGCCCATGGACGCCCAGAAGACCGGGTTCTTCCTCGACCAGCGCGACAACCGCCGCCTGATGGCCTCGCTGGTCCGGCCCGGCGCGGGCTTCCTGGACGTGTACTCGTACACCGGCGGCTTCAGCCTGCACGCCGCGAAGGCCGGCGCGAAAGCCACCGCCATCGACAAGGACAACGTCGCCCTGGCCGCGCTGGAACAGGCGGCGCGCAGTAACGGCGTCAGCGTCGGCGTGCGCTGGGGCGACGCCCTGGAAGCCCTCGCCGCGCTGGAAAAAGACAGACGGACCTTCTCGGCCATCGTGCTCGACCCGCCCACCCTCGCCAAGAGGCGCGATGACGTCCCCCGCGCCAAACGCATCTTCACGGACGGGGCCGCCAGCGCCCTGCGGATGCTGGAAAGCGGCGGGCACCTGATGATCAGCACCTGCGCCCACTACATCCGCGTGGACGATCTGCTGGACGCCGCCCGCGTCGCCGCCGCCGAGGCGAACACCGACGCCGAGGTGCTCGACGTGACCTACCAGCCCGCCGACCACCCGCACCTCCTCAGCGTGCCCGAGAGCCTGTACCTGAAGAGCATCCTGCTGCGCAAGGCCTGA
- a CDS encoding DsbA family protein, producing the protein MNSNSNRTILVIGTLIAVALIALALVAVRGKPAAGAGLNGDFDLTGQPFAGKADAPVSVVVIEDFKCPVCKTFEETVAPGLKTNYVDTGKAKVYTLVWPFLSEVARLPVNDSKFAAQAAKCVYDQGGNDAFGSFKSILFRAQGDESTAWATKTRLKDLAGNVEGIDQGQFATCLDTDATAARVDADEKQVTDARVNSTPTVFVNGKQVLNGSGQGSYLLADVSAAIDAASK; encoded by the coding sequence ATGAACAGCAACTCCAACCGCACCATCCTCGTCATCGGCACCCTGATCGCCGTGGCCCTGATCGCCCTCGCCCTTGTCGCCGTGCGCGGCAAACCCGCCGCCGGAGCGGGCCTGAACGGCGACTTCGACCTGACCGGGCAGCCCTTCGCCGGCAAGGCCGACGCGCCGGTCAGCGTGGTCGTCATCGAGGACTTCAAGTGCCCCGTCTGCAAGACCTTCGAGGAGACGGTCGCGCCCGGCCTGAAGACCAACTACGTGGACACCGGCAAGGCCAAGGTGTACACGCTGGTCTGGCCGTTCCTGTCCGAGGTGGCCCGCCTGCCCGTCAACGACAGCAAGTTCGCCGCGCAGGCCGCCAAGTGCGTGTACGACCAGGGCGGCAACGACGCCTTCGGCAGCTTCAAGAGCATCCTGTTCCGCGCGCAGGGCGACGAGAGCACCGCCTGGGCCACCAAGACCCGCCTCAAGGACCTCGCCGGGAACGTCGAGGGCATCGACCAGGGCCAGTTCGCCACCTGCCTGGACACCGACGCCACCGCCGCCCGCGTGGACGCCGACGAGAAACAGGTCACGGACGCCCGCGTGAACTCCACGCCCACCGTGTTCGTGAACGGCAAACAGGTCCTGAACGGCAGCGGCCAGGGCAGCTACCTGCTGGCCGACGTCAGCGCCGCCATCGACGCCGCCAGCAAGTAA
- a CDS encoding M23 family metallopeptidase, with protein sequence MSVRRFLLLGVPLSGVALAHYAAPLPLSAVAPAKAQFGLPFAGPPGPDTWMLGQGYGNTTGAYRQRQSTYGALQGIHAGLDFSAPCGTPVRAIGDGVVAEVDGPHGSPPHNVVVDHAGNLSSLYGHLRVRSSLRVGQRVARGQVIGESGDSQGTCVSAPHLHLELRDRSHQRFFNPLPYIAADWNSLALAGSFGRGYEYDLTQPRRWQTPDSQPPALRGGPLLNEYRQPWPPAAGGAR encoded by the coding sequence ATGTCTGTCCGCCGATTCCTGCTGCTGGGCGTCCCCCTGTCCGGCGTGGCGCTGGCCCACTACGCCGCGCCGCTGCCCCTGAGTGCCGTCGCGCCCGCAAAGGCGCAGTTCGGCCTGCCGTTCGCGGGACCGCCCGGCCCGGACACCTGGATGCTGGGGCAGGGGTACGGGAACACCACCGGCGCGTACCGGCAACGCCAGAGCACGTACGGGGCCCTGCAGGGCATCCACGCGGGCCTGGACTTCAGCGCGCCGTGCGGCACGCCCGTGCGGGCCATCGGGGACGGCGTGGTGGCCGAGGTGGACGGCCCGCACGGCAGCCCGCCGCACAACGTGGTCGTGGATCACGCGGGCAACCTTTCCAGCCTGTACGGGCATCTGCGGGTGCGCTCCAGCCTGCGGGTGGGGCAGCGGGTCGCGCGCGGGCAGGTGATCGGCGAGAGCGGCGACTCGCAGGGCACGTGTGTCAGTGCGCCGCACCTGCACCTGGAACTGCGCGACCGTTCGCACCAGCGGTTCTTCAACCCCCTGCCGTACATCGCGGCGGACTGGAATTCCCTGGCGCTGGCCGGGAGTTTCGGGCGCGGGTACGAGTACGACCTGACCCAGCCCCGGCGCTGGCAGACGCCGGACTCGCAGCCCCCGGCCCTGCGGGGCGGCCCCTTGCTGAACGAGTACCGGCAGCCCTGGCCACCCGCCGCCGGGGGTGCCCGGTGA
- a CDS encoding S41 family peptidase, with translation MPLLSASGLRRAALPFLLSAALGVVPAWASPATDLYQHATASVLRDYYGWSTADLRALSEQYARTLEERCAPAGDACSFDTGRAVLTELLREVGDAHTSVRDPEGALRLREVQENRPVLRTGARVVRVEGGLLVASVMPGSPADRAGLRAMDLLPRVNDQEAGKRSGENAPVGPTEFTRLERTGEAFNVEVRRAGQLPQTLTLTSDLLVARDEPTLHWAGPDGRTAVVTVASFLPQDTAEQFLARVQEARQGGARALVVDLRFNGGGSLVQCVAAASVFAPVEYRTRSLGGSSVYAGVGGRPTRPPDTQKPPPPPVWRGPAAVLVGPNTASCSEVFTYYAQRAGVLAVGEATRGVGNSGVTFRPLPDGGVLAVTMLRAYWPDGTPLPERVQPDVLAPTDLGALTGEGRDTTLQAALDALNGHAR, from the coding sequence GTGCCCCTCCTGTCTGCTTCCGGCCTGCGCCGCGCGGCCCTGCCCTTCCTCCTGAGCGCCGCCCTGGGGGTCGTCCCGGCGTGGGCCAGTCCCGCCACCGACCTGTACCAGCACGCGACCGCCTCGGTGCTGCGCGACTACTACGGGTGGTCCACCGCGGACCTGCGCGCCCTGAGCGAGCAGTACGCCCGCACGCTGGAGGAACGCTGCGCGCCTGCCGGTGACGCCTGCTCCTTCGACACGGGCCGCGCGGTCCTGACCGAACTGCTGCGCGAGGTCGGGGACGCGCACACCAGCGTCCGTGACCCGGAAGGCGCGCTGCGACTGCGGGAGGTGCAGGAGAACCGGCCGGTGCTGCGCACGGGCGCGCGGGTCGTGCGGGTCGAGGGGGGCCTGCTGGTCGCGTCGGTCATGCCGGGCAGTCCCGCCGACCGGGCCGGGCTGCGCGCCATGGATCTGCTGCCGCGCGTGAACGACCAGGAGGCCGGCAAACGCAGTGGTGAGAACGCCCCGGTCGGGCCGACCGAGTTCACGCGACTGGAACGCACGGGCGAGGCGTTCAACGTGGAGGTCCGGCGCGCCGGGCAACTGCCGCAGACCCTCACGCTGACCAGCGACCTGCTGGTCGCGCGGGACGAACCGACCCTGCACTGGGCCGGACCGGACGGGCGGACGGCGGTCGTGACGGTCGCGTCGTTCCTGCCGCAGGACACCGCCGAGCAGTTCCTGGCGCGGGTGCAGGAGGCCCGGCAGGGCGGCGCGCGGGCGCTCGTCGTGGACCTGCGCTTCAATGGCGGGGGCAGCCTCGTGCAGTGCGTGGCGGCCGCCAGCGTGTTCGCGCCGGTCGAGTACCGCACGCGCTCCCTGGGGGGCAGCTCGGTGTACGCGGGCGTGGGGGGCCGCCCGACCCGGCCGCCGGACACCCAGAAGCCCCCGCCTCCGCCGGTGTGGCGTGGCCCGGCCGCCGTGCTGGTCGGGCCGAACACCGCGTCCTGCTCGGAGGTCTTCACGTACTACGCGCAGCGGGCCGGTGTGCTGGCCGTCGGCGAGGCGACGCGGGGCGTGGGGAACAGCGGCGTGACCTTCCGGCCCCTCCCGGACGGCGGGGTGCTGGCCGTGACCATGCTGCGCGCCTACTGGCCCGACGGCACGCCCCTGCCCGAGCGGGTGCAACCGGACGTGCTGGCCCCCACCGACCTAGGCGCCCTGACCGGCGAGGGCCGCGACACGACCCTTCAGGCCGCGCTGGACGCCCTGAACGGCCACGCGCGCTGA